A part of Pristiophorus japonicus isolate sPriJap1 chromosome 15, sPriJap1.hap1, whole genome shotgun sequence genomic DNA contains:
- the ptx4 gene encoding pentraxin-4, giving the protein MAFGKKSNWIFIMWLCCNLRVCCSQEAQSVKQKKPFFERFRRLEEQFRQFKELSLTRLHIISQNFNISSNVDARLQLLTQQYRNITATVHGFHTATENDIRSLKSWMKKLQKKTKKIDLKMSTLELLLNERSKQRLKDKKAQSATVSNLTAEVKDQRNQMHSLALGKNKLQKEMESLQDEIKGQRVKIARFEERMKSALQNDALSAKPSPAQAVAAPAPLVHPANSFNQALRAKQPLSRKQGSVCNVKSMMHFPNSSTENYASFGKGFSTGLYEMTICSWLSTKSNYLGTILSYATEDNDNKLVLHGRNTSKQTTIHFVIGDPAFRELPVVPLLDGHWHHVCIIWSSFEGKYWYYIDRRLAAAGSKFQKGYEIPAGGILIIGQEQDNMGGGFDATESFVGNLAGFTIWNRALSPGEISGITTGKALPGGRVLTFSDISTLNGAIQHRNCTCLEHC; this is encoded by the exons ATGGCTTTCGGCAAGAAGTCGAATTGGATTTTCATAATGTGGCTTTGCTGCAACCTGCGCGTCTGCTGCTCGCAAGAGGCTCAAAGTGTGAAGCAGAAGAAGCCGTTTTTCGAGCGGTTTCGGCGGCTGGAGGAGCAG TTTCGTCAATTTAAAGAGCTTAGCTTGACACGATTGCACATCATTTCCCAGAACTTCAATATTTCTTCCAATGTTGACGCCCGCCTGCAGTTGCTCACACAACAGTACCGCAATATCACTGCCACCGTACACGGATTCCACACGGCCACCGAAAATGACATCCGGAGCCTGAAATCGTGGATGAAAAAACTGCAGAAGAAAACCAAGAAAATTGACCTGAAAATGTCGACCCTGGAGTTACTCCTTAACGAGCGAAGCAAGCAACGGTTAAAAGACAAGAAAGCGCAGAGCGCCACCGTGTCCAACCTGACGGCAGAAGTGAAAGATCAGAGGAATCAAATGCATTCCCTGGCCCTGGGCAAGAACAAGCTGCAAAAGGAAATGGAGAGCCTTCAGGACGAGATTAAAGGCCAACGCGTTAAAATAGCCCGGTTTGAGGAGCGGATGAAAAGTGCCCTGCAGAACGACGCGCTCTCGGCGAAGCCCAGCCCAGCACAGGCGGTGGCAGCGCCAGCGCCGCTAGTGCACCCGGCAAATTCCTTCAACCAGGCGCTGCGGGCCAAGCAGCCTCTCTCTCGCAAACAAGGCTCAG TCTGCAATGTGAAATCAATGATGCACTTTCCCAATTCTTCCACTGAGAACTATGCATCCTTTGGCAAAGGCTTTTCAACTGGGCTATATGAAATGACCATCTGCTCTTGGCTCAGTACCAAGTCAAACTATTTGGGAACTATATTGTCCTATGCAACAGAGGATAATGACAACAAATTGGTACTGCATGGCAGAAATACAAGCAAACAAACCACCATACATTTTGTAATTGGAGATCCAGCATTCAGGGAACTTCCAGTGGTACCACTCTTAGATGGCCACTGGCATCACGTTTGCATCATCTGGTCTTCCTTTGAGGGTAAGTACTGGTACTATATAGACAGACGTTTGGCAGCAGCTGGTTCCAAATTCCAAAAAGGCTATGAGATTCCAGCTGGTGGAATACTTATAATAGGTCAGGAACAGGATAATATGGGAGGAGGTTTTGATGCCACTGAGTCCTTTGTGGGGAATTTGGCTGGATTCACAATTTGGAACCGTGCTTTGTCTCCTGGAGAAATCTCCGGCATCACCACAGGAAAGGCATTACCTGGAGGCAGAGTTTTAACTTTCAGTGATATTTCCACTCTTAATGGTGCTATTCAACATCGTAATTGTACATGCCTAGAACACTGTTAG